The DNA window GAATGCATATCCTGTATCAATTGTCAACGGGATAATAGTCCTGTTGAATATTTATCATATATATCGGCTTAAACGGCGTGATGGTGATTTATTCAATATACTGGAAATCCCCGCAGAAAATTCAAGATACCTACACAATTTTCTGGAACAGCACAAAAACGATATTAGAAAATACTTCCCAGAAATTGATGATATTTCACTAAAAAATTGTTATGCTGTATTTACTCTGAAAAATTTCATGCCGGTGGGAGTATGTATATACGAAATAAAATCCGGTATTATAGACATTAAAATAGATTATATGTCTTTGAATTCCGGTGACTTAAAGGGTGCTGTATCACATTATATGGATTACAGACAATCATTAAAAGAAAAAGGTTACAAAGAAATGGTTGTAAAAGTTACGCATAACAAATACAAAAAATACCTGTCCAGTTTGGGATATACAGAAGATGCAACCATGAACAATATACTCCGGATACCTCTTACATAAATAATTTTAAAAACTGAAAGAGATGAAAATTATCATTTCTTTCAGCCAATTTCAGAACCCGTGGACAATGTAGGGTCCAAATATCATAATTGCAAATGATATCAGAATGAACAAGGTTAATATCATCGTCACTGCACCTGCAATATTTTCTGCAGAACCTTCACTACCGGTTATACGCTGTGCAAACGACTGCAAATATCCTCTGAATACATGACCTCCATCAAGTGGTACAGCTGGAAGACAGTTGAACAATCCAACATAGAAATTCAACCATGCAATCCAGAGAAGAGCATTTGCCAGCCAGAATATACCTATTCCAAGTGGCTCAGCCCATCCTATAGGCTCAAAGAATTGTGCAAAAGTCCCGCTGAATCCTCGAAATCCTTCGCCTCCAAAACCTACAATAGGCAGCCCAAAGATAATTATCCATCCACCAAGCTCATCAAGTCTTGAAGGGATACTTTTTAGCATTTCAAGGTATCTGGTAGCCGGAAAGTTCCCGATTTCAACCCCGAGTGAATTACTTTCAAGATTTCTTCTTTCATAGAATATACCAATAAAACCTTTATCCTGTGTGCCATCCGGAGATGTGGCTAATGTCAGATTTAATTGTTCAGGACTGGCATCGGTCTGGTTAGGCTTTAAAGCTTTTATTTCAACTTCCTGTCCCGGACTTGTATTTTCCATATAGTTAGAAAAATCATTGATTGATTGTACTGAATTATTATCAATTCCTACTATCAACATTCCTTTTTCAAGCCCTGAATTCTCTGCCGGTGATCCTTCTACTACATCGCTTATATAGATACCCTGAACCTGTTCATGCTCTTTGTCCTGTATATCTACTTCATAGGTAGATGTTGTTCCATCCTTTACCGCATGAACCTCTACCGTAGAACCGGGTGATACATTCATCATATAATTGATGACATCATTTGCATTCCTTGTTTGTGTATCATTAATCTGGGTTATCACCATGTTTTCATCTATACCTGCTTTATTAGCAGGGGATTCCGAATTTACATCGGTAATCATTGCATCACTAACTGAACCGATTCCACCAAGAACAGGTCCAAAGAAAAGCAAGAAAGCAATAAAGGCGACAACAAAATTTGACATGACTCCCGCAGCCAGTATCCTTGACCTCTGATTTGTGGTTGCAGCCTTTTTTGTTTCACCGGATTTTTCATCAATGGAAGATTCACTACTACCTACATTTTCATCTCTGGACACACCAAAAAGCTGTTCCTCATCTGGTTCTGCAAAACCGCCTATTGGTACGAGAGCAAGCAGTATTCCCATTGATTTTACACGGACATTCTCTACAATGGAAAGTATTGCATGTGAAAATTCATGGACTACAAGGGTTACAACCAGTGCTATAATACCCCATGTAAGCGGTATGAAATCATTGACACCCGGTATCAGGAATATATTCTGAGGTTCATTGAATTTTCCGGGTTCTGGAGTTTGTCCTCCGAATGAGGTCAGCATCGCAATGTCTGAAAGGATTACAACCAGAAACATTGCCACCATCCCAGCAAACATCAAAGGGATTCCTATATTTGCAAACAATCTCCAGAACCTTTTAGGTCTAGCAAGGCTTTTTAACAACCCCTGACCTCTTTCAGTCCTGATCATCAATATTGGTCCGTAGGCATCAATATTGTATTTTGCAAGTGTTCCCCTTTTTTTAAGATACGACACTACTATCCAGTAAAAAAGGAATATTGCAATTGCAATGGTTGTATTACTCAAGATATTTCTCCGATTAATTTGTTAGATAATGATAAGTAGGCAGTCAATTTTTATATATAATGGCTACGGTATAATTAATTCTGGTGCTTACAATGTATATGGAGGTATATATAACTGCGGGAAGTATGGAAGAAGCCCGTGAAATCGGGAGTGCACTGGTTTCTGAAAAACTTGTTGCCTGTGTTAATATGTTTCCCATAAGTTCGATTTATGAATGGCAGGGGAATATGGAAGAAGATGAAGAAATCGCAATGCTTGTTAAAACCACAAGTGATAGATTCGAAAAAATTAAAAAAAGGGTACAAGAACTTCACAGCTACGACCAGCCATGTATCGTAACATGGGATATTAGTGGAGAAACTGGTTACATGAAATGGGTGTATGATGAAACCCATAAATAATTTATTAATGGGTTAAATTTATAAACAAAATCACTATTAGTTATGTCAGGTATCTCACTCGGGCGGGAGTTACCGAGCGGCCAAAGGTGATGGACTCAAGATCCATTCGTGTAGACGTTCAAGGGTTCGAATCCCTTCTCCCGCACTAATTTATTAGGGTGACTTTTTTGACAGAGATTACCAGAGAATCAGTAATTAATGCCACAATTAATGTTTTAAAAAAATCAGAAACCAGCCTACCAGATGATGTTGTGGACGCTTTAAAATCTGCTGAAAATACTGAATCCAGTGAAGTTGCAAGATCCCAGATAAATGCTGTTTTAAAAAACGTCGATATTGCCAGAAAACATGAAATACCGATGTGTCAGGATACCGGAATCCTTATTTTTTATATACAGATAGGAAAAAAACTGAGACTGGATTTTGACCTCGAAGATGCTATAGAAGAAGGTGTTAGATACGCCACCTCTGATATACCACTGCGTCCCAATGCTGTTGACCCTATTACCCGTAAAAATAGTGGAAACAATGTCGGTACGGGTTTGCCCGATATTAAATATCAATTTATTGAAGGAAACTGTTTGACCATTACAGTTGCTCCAAAGGGTGCTGGGTCAGAAAACATGAGTCGATTACAAATGTTTAATCCTACCCAATTAGATAGTATCAAAAAGTTTGCCACCGAAACAGTGCTTAATGCAGGTGGCAAACCATGCCCACCATTAATTCTGGGTATTGGTATCGGTGGTTCATTCGATAAAGCTCCAAGACTTGCAAAATCCGCTCTTTTGGAGAACATCAGTGAAATGGATGATTTTGAAAAGGATATTCTGGATGATGTAAATTCACTTGGGATTGGACCCATGGGTATCGGTGGGGATACTACTGCTCTTTCTGTGAAGGTCAAAAAATCCCACTGTCATACTGCATCACTGCCTGTTGCTGTAAACATCCAATGCTGGGCAAACCGTCATGCTTCGGTTACACTTGGAGATGATGATTAATGGTACACTATCTTTACACTCCTATTGATAAACAGGACATCATGAAATTAAATACCGGTGATATTGTATATCTTACCGGTACTGTATTGACTGCAAGGGATGAAGCCCATAAACGCATACTGGAAATCGCGGAAAAAGGCAAGAATTTACCTTTTGAACTTAACGGTTCTGTGGTTTATCACTGTGGACCTTTGATGAAAAAAGATAATGGTGGATGGGACGTTGTTGCTGCAGGTCCCACAACCAGTAGCAGAATGTCTGGTATGACCCCCGAACTTCTTGAAAAATTCAATGTCCGCGCACTGGTAGGAAAAGGTGGAATGCAAAACGTCTCCGATTCAATGAAAAACAGGTGCGTATATCTGGCATATACCGGTGGATGTGCTGCGCTTGCAGTTGAATCAATAAAAAAAGTCTCTAATGTTTACTGGCTGGATCTTGGTATGCCAGAAGCAGTTTGGGAACTAGAGATTAAAAATTTTGGACCACTTATAGTCGGAATCGATGCAAAGGGTAACGACCTGTATTCAGAAATTACAGAACGTGCTAAAAAAATGTTTCTAAATATTTAACCAAGTTTAAAGGTTCTTCTGACCATGAATTCAGTAAATAACAATGTTGAACTTTATATATATCATGTCAGCCAGTGCGACCCTAAAAAATGTACAGGCAAAAAAATGGCACGTTTTTACCTTGCACAGATTTTTGATAAAATAAATAAAATCCCCAGAGGCTGTATACTTCTTGACCCTATGGCAGAACAGGCACTGTCACCGGCAGATGATGTATCAAAAGGAATAACTGTTCTTGACTGTTCATGGGAAGAAATCGACAAGGTATTACCACAGATACTTAAGAGAAATTTAAAACACCGAGCTTTACCATTTCTTGTTGCAGCCAATCCAGTAAATTTCGGGAAACCTTTCAGACTCAATTCTGTCGAAGCATTTGCAGCTGCTTTATACATTACTGGACATAAGCAACAGGCGTCAGATATTTTGTCCAAATTCAAATGGGGACTACATTTTATTGAAATGAATAAAGAACCACTTGAAGAATATTCCAGAGCAAAAGACAGTACAGAAATAATACAAATACAGAACCAGTATCTAGATTGATATTAGTGAACTACCACTTGGCTAAAGACCAAGTGGCTTCCTGTTTCATCCTTTTCCCTTATGGGAACAAGTCCACAGGCTCTACCCCTCATCCCGAAGGTGAATTGATGCCTATTAGATTCTGTCTATCCAACGCGAATTTTTTAATGTTAACTGATGCGTTGATGTCCCTATCATGTATCGTTTTACAGTCAGGACATTCCCATTCTCTGTCTTTAAGTTCTAAATCCTGATGATGATATCCACATACATGACAGATTTTGCTTGATGGGTCGAATCGTTCTATCTTGATAATATTTTTACCGTACCATTCTGCTTTATACTCTAATTTCTGAACAAAACTACTCCATGAAGCATCGGTTATATGCTGTGCCAGATTATGATTTTTCAGCAGTCCTTTTACATTCAAACATTCCAGTGCTACAGCTTGGTTCTCGCTTATCAACCTGGAACTTAATTTATGCTGGAAATCTTCTCTCTGATTAGCAATTTTCTCATGATATTTTGCTATCTGATGTTTCAGTTTCCTGTAATTGTTAGAACCCTTCTTTTTTCTGCTGAGCCTTTTCTGTAATACCTTCAATCTTTCAATTGAATTTTTCAGGTATCTTGGATTATCGATTTTTTCACCATCGGATGTTACAGCGAAATCCTTGATTCCTACATCGACTCCTATAGTATTAACTTCGTAGAATGTCTGTTTTTGTGGTAATTGTTTGTCGTCATCGACTAAAATACTGATATAATATTTTCCTGTCGGTGTTCTTGTTATAGTTGCAGTCCTTTGTTTACCATCAAAACTTCTATGAAGCCTGGTTTTTATCCAGCCGATTTTAGGTATGTATACTTTATTATTACCAAAATCGACTTTATAATACTGAGGAACAGAAAACGATTGTACTGGGTTTTTCTTGGATTTAAACTTTGGAAAACCTGATTTTTCTTTGAAAAATTTGGTAAAAGCATTTTCCAGGTTAAGAGTAGCTCCCTGTAATGATTGTGAGTTAATCTCTTTCAACCATTCATAGTCATCTTTTAATGCCCTTATCTGTTTGTTCAATTCAAATCTTGATATTGCTTTACCATCCTGCTCATAAGATTTGATTTTGTTCTCCAATGCCCAGTTGTATATGAACCTACTAGCTCCTATATGTTTTGTAATTAACTCCTGTTGAGTTTGATTTGGATACATACGATACTTGTAGGCTTTTAACATATTTCAGTAATTATCATTTGTCATTATTTATATGTTAAGTTATATATTGGACGGTATTCAGCCCTGATGCTGAAGACATCAGGGTTTTCTACCTTCCATTATTATAAAGATTGGCTCGATTACCAGTACGAAATAGGACTGCGTCATCACAGAACCAAAAAGAATGAAACAGATAATGTAGATTCGGTTCCAAATATCAATTACAAATACCTAAGCGCCTTTATATATCCCATAACTTCCACAATCAAACCGTTCCTTGGAAAGAAAGGTCACAATCAGGAAGAAGTTAACAAAATGTATAATGCGTGGTTTAAAGCGGTTGTTCTTACTGTTACGTTATGGAGTTATCCATACGTAATGGAAAATGATTTTTAAAGAAAAAGGGTCTGATGGCTTCAGACCATACCTTTTTAATTATTCATGGAATTTGGATACATATGGTGAGTTTTTACCTGCAGGACGTCTAAAGTGTCCTGATGGACCTTCACCAAGGAATTCCGCAAACCATGCCTCGTGCTGTACTTCCTCGTGAAGGATAGCAAGCGCCAAGTCATAGGTTCGGTGGTCTTTACCAGCTGTCATATTGCATATATGAGTATACTGGCGTACTGCACATCTTTCAGCTTCTACCAGCACTTTAAGTATTTCCTGTACGTCATTTGGGTTTTCAGGAAGATATGCAGGTGGACACCCTGATATATCATGGAACTCTTTCATGTCATTTGGTATTTCACCACCAAGTTCATAAATCCTTGGAAGCAGGGCTTCAAAGTGGTTTCTGTCCTCTATACGTGCATCCTCAGCAATCTCTTTTATACCTTCACCATCCAGTCCAATTAAATTAAACCTTAATAGTGTATAATAGTAGAATGTTGTAAATTCTGCTGCTGCATTTTTAACAAGTAAATCAACTAATTTATCAACATCTACTCCCGCTTTTTCAACTACTTCTCTAGCTACTTTTGCCATTTATTATATCCCCCTTATATACATGTATTAACCAAACAGAAAGAAACTATCTTTCTGTAAAAAGGGCCGTAAAGGGAATCTGAACTTGATACATATTAAATGATTATCCAGAACCCCACAACTACATCTGTTTTTTATGAATCAAATCCATATATAATTTTTCCTGATAAATCATTATAATTAAGAAAATATAATCAAAGAGTCAGCCAAACGCTACATCCAAAACCATCATCAGTGAAAATCCTACCATAGAACCCATTGTTGCAAGTGGTGCGTTTCCTCCTCTCTGAGATTCGGGAATCATTTCTTCTACAACTACAAAAATCATAGCACCTGCTGCAAATGCGAGTGCGTAGGGCAGTAGTGGACGAACCAAAATCACAAGAGCTGCACCCACTACACTGGCTACAGGTTCCACTATAGCTGATGATTGTCCATAGAGAAAACTTTTGAAACTGGACATCCCGTCTCTTCTGAGCGGAACTGAAACCACTGTCCCTTCAGGAAGATTCTGGATGCCTATACCTATGGTCAAAGCCATTGCTCCCGATAATGTAGCATAGGGGTATCCTCCTCCTGCTACCGCACCAAACGCAACACCTATTGCAAGTCCTTCGGGTATATTATGAAGAGTTACAGCAAGTACCAGCAAAGTACTGCGTTTCCATGGTGTTTTTATTCCTTCACTTGCATTACTTGGTCTACCATATTGAAGATGGGGTAATAGTTTATCTATACCACGCAAAAAAACCCCACCAAGCAGAAAACCTACCAGAGCCGGAAACCAAGGCAGCTGACCATTTTGCAGTGACATTTCTATAGAAGGTGCAAGTAATGACCAGTAACTGGCGGCAATCATTACACCTGCCGCAAAACCCAGCATTACATCCATTATCAATCTATCAACATCCCTAATAATGAATACCGCAGATGCACCGGTAAGAGTCATCATCCATGTAAAAACCCCTGCAAATAGCGCCTGTAAAACCGGATGCATATCCTGTAACAAAGATAGGTCTACCAATAGACATATTCCCCCTTTCCTATACCCATAATTGAAAGAAATTAAGTATGTTATAAAACTTATTAGGATTTAAGATTCTGGTCAATTCCAAAGACAACCTCTATTCTTAAATAGAATATGCTACAAATATACCAATCTCAAAATTATTGTTATTCTGTAAATAAAATAATCCGATAGTTTATATACACTGATTAGCAGTTTTCTTCTATAAATTAGTCTATAGAAAAAGTAATCGATAATTCTCAGCATATCGTTTTGGTAGTTAACCATTTAAAAATGAGATTACTTTCACACTGCTTGGCTCTTGTTTAAATATCAGGATGTCATATTGGAGTATTGGTGATAGAAATGGACGAATATTTCGAGGATTTGTTCCAGAGAGCCAAGTATTACGAGCAGTTTGAAGACATCGACAGGAAACTGTATCTGAAATAATAATAGAAGAGGCTGGCTACCTAAACATTCATCCCCTCTCTTTCTTTTTACCAGCCTCTTTTTTTATATTAACTGTTCTCTGTTTCTTGCATTAAGGTTTTTTTCTGCTATATAAATTTCTATATTTACCTTTAGCCTGTTACTTCCAATTATGTAACAACTATGTCACAACAAATTTAACATCATCTTTATTGTTTAGATGAAACAGAAAATAAAACTACATATAATTTCATTAATCAAGAGGCTGGATAAAGTGAATGCAATTGAAGTTGACTCTCTAACAAAGCAATATAAAAAATTTACAGTAGTTGATGATATTACATTCAATGTCAATGAAGGAGAAATTTTTGCATTTCTGGGACCTAATGGAGCCGGTAAAACAACCTCACTAAAAATCCTAACAACCATACTCCAGCCTACATCAGGAAATATCAAAGTAAACGGATACGATGTTCTGCACAAGAAAAATGATGTAAGAAAATCTATAGGTGTTATATTCCAGAGTAACAGTCTTGATGAAAAATTGACTGCATATGAAAATATGGAATATCATGCAGTGCTTTACAAAGTTCCCAAGAAAGAAATTAAAGGACGGGTGAACAAACTACTTGAAAATGTTGAACTTCTGGATAGAAAAGATGATCTTATCAAAACCTTTTCTGGCGGGATGAAGCGCAGAATCGAAATTGCAAGAGGGCTTATCCACACCCCACAGGTGCTCTTCCTTGATGAGCCCACAATTGGACTGGATGCACATACAAGAGCATTTTTGTGGGAATATATAAGAAACTTAAAAGATAATAACAACCTTACCGTATTTCTAACAACACATAATCTGGACGAGGCTGAAAAAATAGCCGACCGAATAGCCATAATAGACAAAGGTAAGATACAGACGATTGGAACTTTTGAACAGATTAAAGAGATGACAGGGGTTGATACCCTGGAACAGGCGTTCTTAAAACTTACAGGACATGAGATCCGGCGTTAAATATATTTTACAGATTTTATAGGTATAAAAATGCTTGGCCCAATACGCATCATGTGGATGAGACAAATAAAAGAGTACTGGAGATCAAAACCAAGGCTTATAGCTTCAATTGCCCAACCAACAATATTCCTTATGGCTCTTGGGTTTGGACTTGGACCAGTATTCCAACAAGCAGGTGGAGGGGATTATGTCCAATTTCTTACACCGGGAATACTGGGTATGGCACTTTTGTTTGGGTCAGTGTTTAACGGGGTCTCTATATTATGGGACAAACAATTTGGTTTTTTAAAAGAAAGTCTTGTTGCACCCGTCCCCCGTATATCTTTATTAATCGGGCATTCCATAGGAGGAGCTACTACTGCAGTGTTCCAGGGTGTCGTGCTACTACCTGTAAGTTATTTTATAGGATTCAGGTTAGATAGTCTGTTATTTATACCATTGATAATACTGTTTATGTTTTTAATCTCATTTTTATTTTCACTGCTTGGAATATCAATGGGCGCTAAACTGGATGACCCTGAAGCTTTTCCATTGATAATCAACCTTGTGATAATACCAATATTCTTCCTGTCTGGTGCACTCTTTCCGATAAATAACCTCCCCGATGTTGTCACTACACTGGCAAAACTCAATCCATTATCCTACGGTGTCGATGGATTAAGAGGTTCCATGACAGGTAGCTCTGATTTTGGAATAGTTACTGATATAGGTATTTTACTGATAGTTACGTTTATACTTCTGGTTATAAGCAATTACCTTTTCGAAAAATTAGAAACCTGAACCATAAGAATGTTTAATGATGCAATAATTAATAGTAAAAAACACCAGCCAAAAATTGGATGGTTACTTATTTTTTTGTAAATGAAAATATATTATTAAATAATTCCAATTTACATCAAAATCTAAATTGGGTTTTAATTTATAGAATGTAAAAACTGAATTTGTATAAACTAAAAAACGTACCAAATTTTAATTGAACCGGATTTTTATCCCATGTTTAATCAGCAAAAAATATATTCCATGTCGTTGTTGTGGATAAACGGATGAGATTCAAAGACCTTGACATAATCTCAATGAAAGACTTCTCAAGGGATATGATAGACCATATCCTTGATACTGCAGAAAAACTTGAACCCATCGCAAAAAATGAAGAAAAATCCGACATTCTGAATGGAAAAATTCTGGCAGTCCTCTTTTTTGAACCCAGTACAAGAACAAGGATGTCCTTTGAAACCGCCATAAAAAGGCTTAACGGTGATGTATTAAGCCT is part of the Methanohalobium evestigatum Z-7303 genome and encodes:
- a CDS encoding YgjV family protein — encoded protein: MTIEYIGYAGSLLWLLSLTMSNSIKLRIFSLLGAGAYTLYGYLLNAYPVSIVNGIIVLLNIYHIYRLKRRDGDLFNILEIPAENSRYLHNFLEQHKNDIRKYFPEIDDISLKNCYAVFTLKNFMPVGVCIYEIKSGIIDIKIDYMSLNSGDLKGAVSHYMDYRQSLKEKGYKEMVVKVTHNKYKKYLSSLGYTEDATMNNILRIPLT
- a CDS encoding site-2 protease family protein, with product MSNTTIAIAIFLFYWIVVSYLKKRGTLAKYNIDAYGPILMIRTERGQGLLKSLARPKRFWRLFANIGIPLMFAGMVAMFLVVILSDIAMLTSFGGQTPEPGKFNEPQNIFLIPGVNDFIPLTWGIIALVVTLVVHEFSHAILSIVENVRVKSMGILLALVPIGGFAEPDEEQLFGVSRDENVGSSESSIDEKSGETKKAATTNQRSRILAAGVMSNFVVAFIAFLLFFGPVLGGIGSVSDAMITDVNSESPANKAGIDENMVITQINDTQTRNANDVINYMMNVSPGSTVEVHAVKDGTTSTYEVDIQDKEHEQVQGIYISDVVEGSPAENSGLEKGMLIVGIDNNSVQSINDFSNYMENTSPGQEVEIKALKPNQTDASPEQLNLTLATSPDGTQDKGFIGIFYERRNLESNSLGVEIGNFPATRYLEMLKSIPSRLDELGGWIIIFGLPIVGFGGEGFRGFSGTFAQFFEPIGWAEPLGIGIFWLANALLWIAWLNFYVGLFNCLPAVPLDGGHVFRGYLQSFAQRITGSEGSAENIAGAVTMILTLFILISFAIMIFGPYIVHGF
- the cutA gene encoding divalent-cation tolerance protein CutA, which translates into the protein MYMEVYITAGSMEEAREIGSALVSEKLVACVNMFPISSIYEWQGNMEEDEEIAMLVKTTSDRFEKIKKRVQELHSYDQPCIVTWDISGETGYMKWVYDETHK
- a CDS encoding fumarate hydratase → MTEITRESVINATINVLKKSETSLPDDVVDALKSAENTESSEVARSQINAVLKNVDIARKHEIPMCQDTGILIFYIQIGKKLRLDFDLEDAIEEGVRYATSDIPLRPNAVDPITRKNSGNNVGTGLPDIKYQFIEGNCLTITVAPKGAGSENMSRLQMFNPTQLDSIKKFATETVLNAGGKPCPPLILGIGIGGSFDKAPRLAKSALLENISEMDDFEKDILDDVNSLGIGPMGIGGDTTALSVKVKKSHCHTASLPVAVNIQCWANRHASVTLGDDD
- a CDS encoding FumA C-terminus/TtdB family hydratase beta subunit, whose translation is MVHYLYTPIDKQDIMKLNTGDIVYLTGTVLTARDEAHKRILEIAEKGKNLPFELNGSVVYHCGPLMKKDNGGWDVVAAGPTTSSRMSGMTPELLEKFNVRALVGKGGMQNVSDSMKNRCVYLAYTGGCAALAVESIKKVSNVYWLDLGMPEAVWELEIKNFGPLIVGIDAKGNDLYSEITERAKKMFLNI
- a CDS encoding DUF367 family protein codes for the protein MNSVNNNVELYIYHVSQCDPKKCTGKKMARFYLAQIFDKINKIPRGCILLDPMAEQALSPADDVSKGITVLDCSWEEIDKVLPQILKRNLKHRALPFLVAANPVNFGKPFRLNSVEAFAAALYITGHKQQASDILSKFKWGLHFIEMNKEPLEEYSRAKDSTEIIQIQNQYLD
- the tnpB gene encoding IS200/IS605 family element RNA-guided endonuclease TnpB, whose protein sequence is MLKAYKYRMYPNQTQQELITKHIGASRFIYNWALENKIKSYEQDGKAISRFELNKQIRALKDDYEWLKEINSQSLQGATLNLENAFTKFFKEKSGFPKFKSKKNPVQSFSVPQYYKVDFGNNKVYIPKIGWIKTRLHRSFDGKQRTATITRTPTGKYYISILVDDDKQLPQKQTFYEVNTIGVDVGIKDFAVTSDGEKIDNPRYLKNSIERLKVLQKRLSRKKKGSNNYRKLKHQIAKYHEKIANQREDFQHKLSSRLISENQAVALECLNVKGLLKNHNLAQHITDASWSSFVQKLEYKAEWYGKNIIKIERFDPSSKICHVCGYHHQDLELKDREWECPDCKTIHDRDINASVNIKKFALDRQNLIGINSPSG
- a CDS encoding protoglobin domain-containing protein, whose product is MLKTSGFSTFHYYKDWLDYQYEIGLRHHRTKKNETDNVDSVPNINYKYLSAFIYPITSTIKPFLGKKGHNQEEVNKMYNAWFKAVVLTVTLWSYPYVMENDF
- the dps gene encoding DNA protection during starvation protein encodes the protein MAKVAREVVEKAGVDVDKLVDLLVKNAAAEFTTFYYYTLLRFNLIGLDGEGIKEIAEDARIEDRNHFEALLPRIYELGGEIPNDMKEFHDISGCPPAYLPENPNDVQEILKVLVEAERCAVRQYTHICNMTAGKDHRTYDLALAILHEEVQHEAWFAEFLGEGPSGHFRRPAGKNSPYVSKFHE
- a CDS encoding ZIP family metal transporter, which encodes MVDLSLLQDMHPVLQALFAGVFTWMMTLTGASAVFIIRDVDRLIMDVMLGFAAGVMIAASYWSLLAPSIEMSLQNGQLPWFPALVGFLLGGVFLRGIDKLLPHLQYGRPSNASEGIKTPWKRSTLLVLAVTLHNIPEGLAIGVAFGAVAGGGYPYATLSGAMALTIGIGIQNLPEGTVVSVPLRRDGMSSFKSFLYGQSSAIVEPVASVVGAALVILVRPLLPYALAFAAGAMIFVVVEEMIPESQRGGNAPLATMGSMVGFSLMMVLDVAFG
- a CDS encoding daunorubicin resistance protein DrrA family ABC transporter ATP-binding protein, which encodes MKQKIKLHIISLIKRLDKVNAIEVDSLTKQYKKFTVVDDITFNVNEGEIFAFLGPNGAGKTTSLKILTTILQPTSGNIKVNGYDVLHKKNDVRKSIGVIFQSNSLDEKLTAYENMEYHAVLYKVPKKEIKGRVNKLLENVELLDRKDDLIKTFSGGMKRRIEIARGLIHTPQVLFLDEPTIGLDAHTRAFLWEYIRNLKDNNNLTVFLTTHNLDEAEKIADRIAIIDKGKIQTIGTFEQIKEMTGVDTLEQAFLKLTGHEIRR
- a CDS encoding ABC transporter permease: MLGPIRIMWMRQIKEYWRSKPRLIASIAQPTIFLMALGFGLGPVFQQAGGGDYVQFLTPGILGMALLFGSVFNGVSILWDKQFGFLKESLVAPVPRISLLIGHSIGGATTAVFQGVVLLPVSYFIGFRLDSLLFIPLIILFMFLISFLFSLLGISMGAKLDDPEAFPLIINLVIIPIFFLSGALFPINNLPDVVTTLAKLNPLSYGVDGLRGSMTGSSDFGIVTDIGILLIVTFILLVISNYLFEKLET